A stretch of the Vitis vinifera cultivar Pinot Noir 40024 chromosome 16, ASM3070453v1 genome encodes the following:
- the LOC132255320 gene encoding rust resistance kinase Lr10-like → MLCLFSYLIFKFHRRHLSSDEDIEEFLQNHKNFQPIRYSYSHLKKMTNNFKNKLGQGGFGSVYKGKLRSGQIVAVKMLVISKANGQDFINEVATIGRIHHINVVRLVGFCVEGSKWALIYDFMSNGSLDKFIFLKGEKSIPLSWERLYKIALGVGRGIEYLHQGCDMQILHFDIKPHNILLDEDFTPKVSDFGLAKLYSTDESIVSLTAARGTLGYIAPELFYKNIGHVSYKADVYSFGMLLMEMVGKRRHVSAHEENLSEIFFPSWIYDQIEQGGHMEMGDATEDEKKYMRKMIIVALWCVQMKPIDRPSMSKALNMLEGDVEILQMPLKPTLYSHEMSTQDRQNNPMGDLISLCNASITISLYGR, encoded by the coding sequence ATGTTATGTCTTTTTTCCTACTTGATCTTCAAGTTCCATCGAAGACACTTATCATCAGATGAAGATATTGAAGAATTCTTGCAAAATCACAAAAATTTTCAGCCCATCAGGTAttcatattcacatttaaagaaGATGaccaataattttaaaaataaattaggtcaAGGCGGCTTTGGCTCTGTATACAAAGGTAAACTTCGAAGTGGTCAAATTGTAGCAGTAAAAATGTTGGTCATATCAAAAGCTAATGGGCAAGATTTCATTAATGAAGTTGCTACAATTGGAAGGATTCATCATATTAATGTGGTACGACTTGTTGGATTTTGTGTGGAAGGATCAAAATGGGCCCTCATATATGACTTCATGTCGAATGGGTCTCTTGACAAGTTTATCTTCCTCAAAGGAGAAAAGAGCATTCCTTTAAGTTGGGAAAGATTGTACAAGATTGCACTTGGAGTAGGGCGTGGAATTGAATACTTACACCAAGGGTGTGACATGCAAATTCTacattttgatatcaagccgcacaatattcttttggatgaAGACTTTACTCCAAAAGTTTCAGACTTTGGCCTTGCAAAATTATATTCAACAGATGAAAGTATTGTGTCTCTCACTGCAGCTCGAGGAACATTAGGATACATTGCTCCAGAATTGTTCTATAAAAACATTGGGCATGTGTCATATAAGgctgatgtttatagttttggaatgttgttaATGGAGATGGTGGGAAAACGGAGGCATGTGAGTGCACATGAAGAAAATCTAAGTGAGATATTCTTCCCATCATGGATTTATGACCAAATTGAACAAGGTGGACATATGGAAATGGGCGATGCCACAGAggatgaaaagaaatatatgaGAAAAATGATCATAGTTGCATTATGGTGTGTGCAAATGAAGCCCATAGACCGCCCTTCTATGAGCAAAGCACTAAATATGCTTGAAGGTGACGTTGAAATCTTGCAAATGCCTCTTAAGCCTACTCTATATTCCCATGAAATGTCAACTCAAGATCGGCAGAACAACCCAATGGGGGATCTAATTTCCTTATGTAATGCAAGTATTACAATTAGCTTATATGGAAGGTAA